The Diabrotica virgifera virgifera chromosome 10, PGI_DIABVI_V3a genome has a window encoding:
- the LOC114331298 gene encoding uncharacterized protein LOC114331298, with product MPHKKIGIKGLGLNSQAKAIIYNVTTFMEQEAAHFKTTENLLIPLSKLTDRILAATGISKNTLTKIRKEGRDVNKNEATSLSFKSPKRKRCRSKKIEFSSGQVKTIKNIIYDFYTIEKRSPTINGIYQKLKNKQMEFPGSKETLRKTIIGLGFR from the exons ATGCCTCATAAAAAGATAGGAATCAAAGGGCTGGGATTGAATAGCCAAGCAAAGGCAATCATTTATAATGTTACTACATTTATGGAACAAGAGGCAGCACATTTCAAAACAACCGAAAACCTGTTAATACCTTTAAGTAAATTGAC GGATAGGATTCTAGCAGCGACGGGTATAAGCAAAAACACCTTAACCAAAATAAGAAAAGAAGGTAGAGACGTAAATAAAAATGAAGCGACTAGTTTATCTTTTAAAAGTCCAAAAAGAAAACGTTGTCGTtccaaaaaaattgaatttaGCAGTGGACAAGTGAAAaccataaaaaatattatatacgaCTTCTACACCATCGAGAAAAGATCCCCTACAATTAATg GTATCTATCAAAAACTAAAGAACAAACAAATGGAATTTCCAGGGTCAAAGGAAACATTAAGGAAAACGATAATTGGATTAGGCTTTAGGTAA